One genomic segment of Paenibacillus durus includes these proteins:
- a CDS encoding YlzJ-like family protein → MILYSIISADQVWEGAIKASPPFREVTVQGIVMQVEPLDEGRARIVRLLQCPLHRYLEPGLAPGQIISYASGEPGGS, encoded by the coding sequence ATGATCCTGTATTCCATAATATCCGCCGATCAGGTGTGGGAAGGGGCCATTAAGGCTTCGCCCCCGTTCCGTGAAGTCACTGTACAAGGAATTGTCATGCAGGTTGAGCCGCTGGACGAGGGCAGGGCCAGAATTGTAAGACTTTTGCAATGCCCGCTGCACCGCTATCTGGAGCCAGGCCTTGCGCCGGGACAGATCATTTCATATGCGTCCGGAGAGCCCGGCGGCTCCTGA
- a CDS encoding ClpP family protease → MDGNKPIETAYRNEEPATPPGREEPGGEGTQEAGGMIGTVKEFGQVAVPPTEPEIFCITIIGQIEGHIVMPPHNKTTKYEHIIPQLVAAEQSKTVKGVLIILNTVGGDVEAGLAIAEMIASLSKPTVTVVIGGGHSIGVPIAVSSSYSIIAESATMTIHPIRMNGLVIGVPQTFEYMEKMQERVVRFVTSHSRISVECFKDLMFKTGELNRDIGTAVGGSDAVAFGLMDEVGGIGIAMAKLNELIALRGAPAETGGLPQ, encoded by the coding sequence ATGGATGGCAATAAACCTATCGAAACAGCTTACCGAAATGAGGAACCGGCAACGCCTCCGGGAAGAGAAGAGCCGGGGGGTGAAGGAACTCAGGAAGCCGGCGGCATGATCGGCACGGTGAAAGAATTCGGTCAAGTGGCGGTTCCGCCCACCGAACCGGAGATTTTTTGCATTACGATCATTGGTCAGATCGAGGGACATATTGTCATGCCCCCGCATAATAAGACGACAAAATATGAACATATTATCCCCCAGTTGGTCGCAGCTGAGCAGAGCAAGACAGTCAAGGGGGTGCTTATCATTTTGAATACGGTGGGCGGTGATGTGGAAGCAGGTCTAGCCATTGCGGAAATGATTGCTTCACTGTCCAAGCCGACAGTTACGGTCGTTATTGGGGGAGGCCACAGCATCGGGGTTCCCATCGCGGTATCTTCGAGCTATTCGATCATAGCCGAAAGCGCCACAATGACGATTCATCCTATCCGCATGAATGGCCTCGTTATCGGCGTTCCGCAGACTTTTGAGTACATGGAGAAAATGCAGGAGCGCGTCGTCCGGTTCGTCACGTCCCATTCCCGGATTTCCGTAGAATGCTTCAAGGACCTGATGTTTAAGACAGGTGAACTCAACAGGGACATCGGTACGGCGGTCGGCGGCAGTGATGCCGTTGCATTTGGACTTATGGATGAAGTAGGCGGGATCGGCATAGCGATGGCGAAACTGAATGAACTGATTGCCCTTAGAGGCGCCCCTGCGGAGACGGGAGGGTTGCCCCAATGA
- a CDS encoding ribonuclease J has protein sequence MSKKNNNDKLMIFALGGVGEIGKNMYVVQYGGDIVVVDSGLKFPEEDMLGIDIVIPDISYLTENRDKVKGIVLTHGHEDHIGGLPYVLKHLNVPVYGTKLTLGLVENKLKEANLLGETKRILINEDSVIKLGSSLVVTFFRTNHSIPDSVGVCIETPEGNVVHTGDFKFDHTPVNGQFADLHRMAEIGQRGVLALLSDSTNAEKPGFTPSEKNVGIVLEDIFRKAEQRVVVATFASNVHRIQQVVDAAVQTGRKITVIGRSMVNVVSIASELGYLHMPDGMLIEPEEMNRMAANRVVVLCTGSQGEPMSALTRMARSSHRKVDILPGDTVIIAATPVPGNEKYIGRTIDELFRLGADVIYSGSNSGVHVSGHGSQEELKLMLNLMKPKFFIPIHGEYRMQRRHALLAKSVGVDPDNIFITELGEVVEIQGGSARKAGKVTSGNVLIDGLGVGDVGNIVLRDRKLLSQDGILVVVVTLSKQNGAIVSGPDIISRGFVYVRESEGLLDEANRIVSSTLQRLMSEKVNEWASLKTSVKDALGRFLYEQTRRRPMILPIIMEV, from the coding sequence TTGTCCAAAAAAAATAACAATGATAAACTGATGATCTTCGCACTCGGCGGAGTGGGAGAAATCGGGAAGAATATGTATGTGGTGCAATACGGCGGCGACATTGTGGTCGTTGACTCGGGACTGAAGTTCCCTGAAGAGGATATGCTCGGTATTGACATCGTTATTCCTGATATTTCTTATTTGACGGAGAATCGTGACAAGGTAAAAGGCATTGTGCTTACGCACGGCCACGAAGACCATATCGGAGGTCTGCCGTATGTCCTTAAGCATTTGAATGTTCCGGTCTACGGAACGAAACTGACATTGGGGCTTGTTGAGAACAAGCTGAAGGAAGCGAATTTGCTTGGCGAAACGAAACGCATTCTGATCAATGAGGATTCGGTGATCAAGCTGGGCAGCTCGCTGGTCGTTACTTTCTTCAGAACCAACCACAGTATTCCCGACTCTGTCGGCGTGTGCATCGAGACTCCGGAAGGCAACGTGGTCCATACGGGCGACTTCAAGTTTGACCATACCCCAGTCAATGGTCAATTCGCGGACTTGCACCGGATGGCTGAAATCGGACAGCGGGGCGTACTCGCGCTTCTTTCCGACAGCACCAACGCCGAGAAACCGGGATTCACCCCTTCGGAGAAAAATGTCGGAATCGTGCTGGAAGATATTTTCCGGAAAGCTGAACAGCGTGTTGTGGTCGCAACATTCGCATCCAACGTTCACCGGATTCAGCAGGTCGTAGACGCGGCAGTACAGACAGGCCGCAAAATCACCGTCATCGGCCGGAGCATGGTCAACGTTGTCTCCATTGCTTCTGAGCTCGGCTATCTGCACATGCCTGACGGCATGCTGATCGAACCGGAGGAAATGAACCGGATGGCGGCCAATCGGGTTGTCGTTCTCTGCACGGGCAGCCAAGGCGAACCGATGTCGGCATTGACGCGCATGGCGCGTTCCAGTCACCGCAAAGTGGACATTCTGCCTGGTGACACCGTTATTATTGCGGCAACACCGGTACCCGGCAATGAGAAATACATCGGCCGTACGATCGACGAGCTGTTCCGTCTGGGTGCAGACGTGATCTACAGCGGCTCGAATTCCGGCGTGCACGTGTCGGGTCACGGCAGCCAGGAAGAACTGAAGCTGATGCTTAACCTGATGAAGCCGAAATTCTTCATTCCGATTCACGGCGAGTACCGCATGCAGCGCAGACACGCACTTCTTGCGAAGTCCGTGGGCGTCGATCCGGACAACATCTTTATCACCGAGCTTGGTGAAGTGGTAGAGATCCAAGGCGGCTCGGCCCGCAAAGCCGGCAAGGTTACCTCCGGCAATGTTCTGATTGACGGTCTTGGCGTTGGCGATGTAGGCAATATTGTCCTGCGCGACCGCAAGCTGCTGTCGCAGGACGGTATTCTGGTTGTCGTCGTCACGCTTAGCAAGCAGAATGGAGCAATTGTTTCGGGGCCTGACATTATTTCGCGCGGCTTCGTGTATGTGCGCGAATCCGAAGGCTTGCTTGACGAAGCGAACCGGATTGTTTCCAGCACGCTGCAGCGTCTGATGAGCGAGAAGGTCAATGAGTGGGCTTCGCTCAAGACAAGCGTCAAGGACGCGCTTGGCCGCTTCCTGTATGAACAGACCCGCCGCAGACCAATGATCCTTCCGATCATCATGGAAGTGTAA
- the dapA gene encoding 4-hydroxy-tetrahydrodipicolinate synthase — protein MDFGRLITAMVTPFDKEGEIDWDAVSSLVDYLIEEQKSEGLVVCGTTGESPTLSDEEKLQMFSFVLEKAAGRCKVIAGTGSNNTKHTIELTQKAEKIGVDGALLVVPYYNKPNQEGLYRHFAAIAAETQLPLIPYNVPGRTGICMSADTTIRLSQIPNIVATKECASLDHVALIVSGSPQDFHVYSGDDSSALPALAVGGHGIISVASHIEGVRMTEMISAYLSGSVQLAGQLHRELFPIFKGLFECPQPLPSPSAVKYALELRGVKVGSVRLPLTPPNEAEAEFIRKLVQ, from the coding sequence GTGGATTTCGGAAGACTAATAACAGCTATGGTAACTCCTTTTGACAAGGAGGGGGAGATCGACTGGGACGCGGTATCGAGCCTGGTTGACTACCTGATTGAAGAACAGAAGTCGGAGGGGCTCGTCGTCTGCGGGACAACGGGCGAGTCGCCTACGCTGAGCGATGAAGAAAAGCTGCAGATGTTTTCCTTTGTTCTGGAGAAAGCCGCAGGGCGCTGCAAGGTCATAGCGGGCACTGGCTCAAATAACACCAAGCATACGATCGAGCTGACTCAAAAAGCGGAGAAAATCGGCGTCGACGGCGCGCTTCTGGTCGTTCCTTATTACAACAAGCCGAACCAGGAAGGTCTTTATCGCCATTTTGCGGCAATCGCGGCGGAGACGCAGTTGCCCCTCATTCCGTATAACGTTCCTGGACGGACTGGAATCTGCATGAGTGCGGATACAACGATTCGGCTTTCGCAAATTCCGAACATCGTCGCGACGAAGGAATGTGCGTCCCTCGACCACGTCGCCTTGATCGTGTCCGGCTCGCCGCAGGATTTTCATGTGTACTCTGGAGACGACTCTTCGGCGCTGCCGGCATTGGCCGTTGGAGGTCACGGAATTATCAGCGTGGCAAGCCATATCGAGGGCGTAAGAATGACCGAAATGATCTCGGCTTATCTCTCGGGCAGCGTACAGCTCGCCGGGCAGCTTCACCGGGAACTATTTCCGATTTTTAAAGGACTGTTCGAATGTCCGCAGCCGCTGCCGAGTCCGTCCGCCGTCAAGTATGCGCTTGAGCTTCGGGGAGTCAAGGTGGGTTCGGTCCGTCTTCCTTTAACCCCGCCGAATGAGGCGGAGGCGGAATTTATCAGAAAGCTGGTACAATAG
- the dapG gene encoding aspartate kinase has protein sequence MGILVQKFGGTSLSTQQARDHVIRHVKRELGQGYSLVIVVSAMGRKGEPYATDTLLDWVSQNGDALPQRERDLLLCCGEIISATTLCSLLEKEGIPSTVLTGAQAGFLTDNGYGNARILDVRPERILRELRAQKVVIVTGFQGQTEDGDFTTLGRGGSDTSATALGAALRAEMVDIYTDVDGILTADPRIVEDAKPLTYVSYTEICNMAYQGAKVIHPRAVEIAMQAQIPVRVRSTFSENEGTLVTHPEGFQESQPGIVDRFVTGIAYVSNITQISLDCPEGNGTGVQLQIFKSMADSGISVDFINVTPTSAVYTVFDNHSEKAIATLQEIGLRPKSLSGCVKVSVIGGGINGVPGIMARIVEALSDHNIQILQSADSNTTIWVLVKKEDMVQSLRALHYKFELHR, from the coding sequence ATGGGCATTTTGGTACAGAAGTTTGGCGGGACCTCGCTTTCCACCCAGCAGGCCAGGGATCATGTGATCCGGCATGTCAAACGGGAGCTTGGGCAAGGATACAGCCTTGTCATCGTAGTCTCCGCAATGGGCCGCAAGGGCGAGCCTTATGCGACGGATACGCTGCTGGACTGGGTCTCCCAGAATGGCGATGCTCTCCCTCAGCGGGAACGGGATTTACTGCTGTGCTGCGGTGAGATCATTTCCGCGACCACACTATGCAGCCTGCTGGAAAAAGAAGGGATTCCCTCGACAGTGCTTACCGGAGCCCAAGCTGGTTTCCTGACGGATAACGGCTACGGAAACGCGCGGATACTCGATGTTCGTCCAGAACGGATTTTGCGGGAGCTGCGCGCCCAGAAGGTCGTCATCGTAACCGGCTTTCAGGGCCAGACGGAAGATGGGGACTTTACCACGCTTGGCCGTGGGGGAAGCGATACATCGGCAACGGCGCTCGGCGCCGCGCTGCGTGCGGAAATGGTCGATATTTACACGGATGTCGATGGCATTCTGACCGCCGATCCGCGTATCGTCGAAGATGCGAAGCCGCTGACCTATGTAAGCTACACCGAAATTTGCAATATGGCCTATCAGGGGGCCAAGGTCATACATCCCCGGGCTGTGGAGATCGCTATGCAGGCGCAGATTCCGGTCCGCGTCCGCTCCACCTTTTCGGAGAATGAAGGCACTCTTGTCACGCATCCGGAAGGCTTTCAGGAGTCCCAGCCGGGAATTGTCGACCGTTTCGTTACCGGCATCGCCTATGTCAGCAACATCACGCAGATCTCCTTGGACTGCCCGGAAGGGAACGGAACCGGAGTTCAGCTGCAAATATTCAAGAGCATGGCGGATAGCGGCATAAGCGTTGATTTTATTAATGTTACGCCGACCAGCGCCGTATACACCGTTTTTGATAATCATTCGGAAAAAGCGATCGCGACGCTTCAGGAAATTGGACTTCGTCCGAAGAGCCTGTCGGGCTGCGTCAAGGTATCCGTTATCGGTGGCGGCATCAACGGCGTTCCAGGGATCATGGCGCGCATCGTGGAAGCGCTCAGCGATCACAACATTCAAATTCTGCAATCCGCTGATTCCAATACGACGATCTGGGTGCTGGTCAAGAAAGAAGATATGGTGCAATCGCTGCGCGCGTTGCATTACAAGTTTGAATTACACCGTTAA
- a CDS encoding dipicolinate synthase subunit B, translating into MNWHGKTVGYAITGSHCTFAEVMPQIKRFVYEGANVVPIVSASVLGTDTRFGTSENWLKQLKDITGNDIISTIVEAEPLGPSKRLDVLTIAPCTGNTTSKLANAMTDGPVLMAAKCQMRNGRPIVLAISTNDGLGLNAANIAKLLVTKNIYFVPFGQDNPEQKPNSLVARMELIPEACYAALHGSQLQPMIIERFHSA; encoded by the coding sequence ATGAACTGGCACGGTAAGACGGTAGGCTATGCAATCACCGGTTCCCACTGCACTTTTGCGGAGGTGATGCCCCAAATTAAGCGTTTTGTCTACGAAGGCGCGAACGTCGTGCCTATTGTATCGGCCTCGGTGCTCGGAACGGACACAAGGTTCGGCACATCGGAAAATTGGCTAAAACAGTTGAAAGATATAACGGGGAATGATATCATTTCTACAATTGTTGAAGCGGAACCGCTGGGTCCATCCAAGAGGCTGGATGTACTCACGATTGCACCCTGCACAGGAAATACCACTAGCAAATTGGCCAATGCCATGACGGACGGACCGGTGCTGATGGCGGCCAAATGCCAAATGCGCAACGGACGGCCGATTGTTCTGGCCATATCAACCAATGACGGACTCGGTCTGAACGCGGCGAATATTGCGAAACTTTTGGTAACCAAAAATATTTATTTTGTTCCATTCGGACAGGATAATCCCGAGCAGAAGCCGAATTCATTGGTGGCCCGCATGGAATTGATTCCAGAGGCCTGCTATGCGGCGCTTCATGGCTCCCAGCTGCAGCCGATGATCATCGAACGGTTTCATTCAGCATAA
- the dpsA gene encoding dipicolinate synthase subunit DpsA, whose amino-acid sequence MLTGVRIVFLGGDARQIEVIRKCVEMDAAVSVAGFDKWSTPCDGVNLEAMSADLLSGADVLVLPTVGCDDEGHISAKYSSKPMPLLKEHIEALPKHCTIYTGMAKEYLRRLCALGGLELVELLERDDVAIYNSIPTAEGALVMAIQNTDFTIHGSEAMVLGIGRTGFTMAKSLQGLGAKVTAGVRKREHFAKAEVMGWKPFMTDRLEEHVTDVDYIFNTIPSLILNAKVLSWVPRHTCIIDLASAPGGVDFRYAEKRGIKALLAPGLPGIVAPKSAGQIMAGALVQSISERMLTKGD is encoded by the coding sequence ATGCTGACTGGCGTCAGGATCGTGTTCCTGGGCGGGGACGCAAGACAAATTGAAGTGATTCGAAAATGTGTTGAGATGGATGCGGCGGTAAGCGTTGCCGGCTTTGATAAATGGAGTACCCCCTGTGACGGGGTTAACCTGGAGGCAATGTCCGCCGACCTATTGAGCGGCGCGGACGTTCTGGTGCTGCCGACCGTCGGCTGTGACGACGAAGGCCATATCAGCGCAAAGTACTCTTCGAAGCCGATGCCGCTGCTTAAGGAGCATATCGAGGCATTGCCTAAACACTGCACCATTTACACGGGCATGGCGAAAGAATATTTGAGACGGCTGTGCGCTCTTGGGGGGCTGGAGCTGGTGGAGCTGCTTGAACGTGACGATGTCGCAATCTACAATTCGATTCCAACTGCTGAAGGTGCGCTCGTCATGGCGATCCAGAATACGGATTTTACCATTCACGGCTCTGAAGCGATGGTGCTTGGAATAGGCAGAACCGGCTTTACAATGGCAAAAAGCCTTCAGGGACTTGGCGCTAAAGTCACAGCAGGCGTCAGAAAGCGGGAGCATTTTGCCAAGGCGGAGGTCATGGGCTGGAAACCATTTATGACGGATCGGCTGGAGGAGCATGTAACGGACGTTGATTATATTTTTAATACGATACCGAGCCTCATTCTAAACGCCAAAGTGCTGTCGTGGGTGCCCCGGCATACCTGCATTATTGATCTCGCTTCCGCGCCCGGGGGAGTGGATTTCCGTTATGCGGAAAAACGCGGCATTAAGGCACTGCTCGCGCCGGGTCTGCCGGGAATCGTCGCACCCAAAAGCGCGGGACAGATTATGGCAGGCGCGCTAGTCCAGTCCATTTCGGAGCGGATGTTGACAAAGGGGGATTAA
- the dut gene encoding dUTP diphosphatase — MSYYVQILKLPGNEDVNPPRQMSEQASGYDLFAAVSGEMTLEPGARALVPTGIALAMPDGLEAQIRPRSGLALKHGITCLNTPGTIDADYRGEIKVLLINLGQEPFTIARNERIAQMVFQAVPSVTMVEVEELSDTGRGAGGFGHTGK; from the coding sequence TTGTCTTACTACGTACAAATTTTAAAGCTTCCGGGCAATGAGGATGTGAATCCTCCCCGTCAAATGTCGGAGCAGGCTTCGGGCTACGACCTCTTCGCCGCAGTCAGCGGCGAAATGACCCTTGAGCCCGGAGCGCGGGCGCTGGTTCCGACGGGAATCGCGCTCGCTATGCCGGACGGACTGGAAGCGCAGATTCGTCCGCGCAGCGGACTGGCGCTGAAGCACGGCATCACCTGCCTTAACACGCCAGGCACGATTGACGCCGATTACCGGGGCGAGATCAAGGTGCTGCTGATCAATCTGGGCCAGGAGCCTTTTACAATCGCCCGGAATGAACGGATCGCCCAAATGGTCTTTCAGGCCGTGCCATCCGTAACGATGGTCGAAGTGGAAGAACTGAGCGATACCGGGCGGGGTGCGGGAGGCTTCGGCCATACCGGCAAATAG
- a CDS encoding M16 family metallopeptidase, whose translation MEKMVLSNGLRVVMEKIPTGRSVSFGIWVKTGSRNETPENNGISHFIEHMLFKGTDRFDAKAIAERFDSIGGNVNAFTSKEYTCYYAKVLDEHLPIAVDVLADMFFRSQMDAEELAKEKNVILEEISMCEDTPDDLVHDLMSMAAYGSHPLAYSILGLKERLEAMTPDDLRAYMQKQYTIENTVISIAGNFDDSVGELVERYFGTFANHGTQERLTPPDFHGDLLFRRKKTEQNHICLSLPGCANDDPLQYAMVLINNAVGGGMSSRLFQEIREKRGLAYSVYSYHSSQADSGLFTVYAGIAPKQTKDVMELTKEMLYELAVKGMDEEEIRKGKEQLKGSLILSLESTSSRMNRLGKNELMLGRHITLDEMIAKIQKVTMDDVNKVLDRMFAEPLAAAMVGSSDKAIANVRRDDLVLLRTNFKASGQ comes from the coding sequence GTGGAAAAAATGGTATTATCAAACGGATTACGAGTAGTCATGGAGAAAATCCCGACAGGCCGCTCCGTTTCCTTCGGAATTTGGGTAAAGACGGGTTCCAGGAACGAAACGCCGGAAAACAACGGGATTTCCCATTTTATCGAACATATGCTGTTCAAAGGTACGGACCGGTTCGACGCAAAGGCTATCGCAGAGCGGTTCGATTCCATCGGCGGGAATGTCAATGCCTTTACCTCTAAGGAATACACCTGCTATTACGCCAAAGTGCTGGATGAGCATCTGCCGATCGCCGTTGATGTATTGGCCGACATGTTCTTCCGTTCGCAGATGGATGCGGAGGAATTGGCAAAAGAAAAGAACGTCATTCTTGAGGAAATCTCCATGTGCGAAGATACGCCGGACGATCTGGTGCATGATCTGATGTCCATGGCAGCCTACGGCAGCCATCCGCTCGCTTACTCCATTCTTGGACTCAAGGAACGGCTGGAGGCCATGACGCCGGATGATCTAAGGGCCTATATGCAGAAGCAGTATACGATCGAGAATACGGTAATCAGCATTGCCGGCAATTTTGACGACAGTGTGGGCGAACTGGTGGAACGGTATTTCGGAACGTTTGCCAATCATGGAACACAAGAGCGGCTGACCCCGCCGGATTTCCACGGGGATTTATTGTTCCGCCGCAAAAAAACGGAGCAGAACCACATTTGCCTGTCGCTGCCGGGCTGCGCTAACGACGACCCGTTGCAGTATGCGATGGTGCTAATTAATAACGCTGTCGGCGGCGGCATGAGCTCCAGACTGTTCCAGGAAATCCGCGAGAAGCGCGGACTGGCCTACTCGGTATATTCTTATCATAGTTCCCAAGCCGACAGCGGCCTCTTCACCGTTTATGCCGGAATCGCTCCTAAGCAGACCAAAGACGTCATGGAACTGACCAAAGAAATGCTGTATGAGCTTGCCGTAAAGGGAATGGACGAAGAAGAGATCCGCAAGGGCAAGGAACAGCTCAAAGGCAGTTTGATCCTAAGCCTGGAAAGCACAAGCAGCCGGATGAACCGGCTTGGAAAGAATGAATTAATGCTTGGCCGGCACATCACGCTGGACGAAATGATTGCCAAGATTCAGAAAGTCACGATGGATGATGTAAATAAGGTGCTTGACCGGATGTTCGCTGAGCCGCTTGCGGCTGCGATGGTCGGGTCTTCCGATAAAGCGATTGCCAATGTTAGGAGAGATGATCTTGTCTTACTACGTACAAATTTTAAAGCTTCCGGGCAATGA